TCCGATCCGGCAACAGCTTTTTGCACGACAAAAATCTTGTCGATCGCGTTTTCCTCAATTGTCTTTCTCATCAACCTGATATTCGAAGCATCGGGCTCCAGGCAGACGACCACGCAATCAGGACAAACAGATTTGACTATCCAGCTATAGAGACCGAAGTTCGCGCCGATATCGAAGAAGATTTTGGGCTGAAGCTTGCGTATGAGGGCTGCAAACCTTCTCCGTTCATCGCCTTCAAAATCGTCACGGATCAACATCCGCGAGTTCTTGCTCATGCTGACGTAGACCCCAAAACCGATACCCGCGAGATATGCTTTCACCGGGAAGTCGGCTAGACGTACAAGCCACCCGGCCAGCCGACTCGACCGCAGGGTCGTTTTGCCGGAAAGAGGTCGAGCAATTTTCGCCAACGTCTGGATTAGCATGTTCGGCATCCCCCTTTTTGATCCGCCTGAATTCGTCGAGCGATATCGGTGCCTGGCAACGACGGAGTCAGCTATAGCGCATTGTCGATATTTATAAACAAGAAACTCAACATCGACGAGGAGGGGTGCATCTTCCGCTTTGTCTGCCTACTTCGACTCAATAGTCACGCGGCCGCGACAAAAGCCTTTTTCATATACAAATTCAGATATTTGCTGCCGTCGAAACGTGAGCCCCAAAGCCCGGTTGTGATGTTCGGACGCGCATAGGTTCCATTGTCGCTCGCCGCCGCGAGGCCCGCTGTTTCGAGCGCATAATCTCCGTCCTTGCTCTTCAGCCTCACCGCCTTGACACCCGTAGAGACGATAGGGTCCGTCGCAAGAGTCAGGCGCAACACGCCACCCTGGCGCATTTCGTAGATCAGTCGATTGTCCGGACCGACAAAGAGCAAATGGGCGTTGTCAATCGCCCCTTCGCCGAGAGCCGCAATGCAACGATCGACCGGGTCCGACAATCTTTCCAGGTCAACGTCGCATCGAAGTTCGAAGCCGCCCGAAAGTCCGCCGGGTTCAATCATGGAGATGATGTCTGCGGCGCGGACCGTGCCGGTTCCTCCTTCCGTGACGATCGGCGAAG
The window above is part of the Bacteroidota bacterium genome. Proteins encoded here:
- a CDS encoding FkbM family methyltransferase, encoding MLIQTLAKIARPLSGKTTLRSSRLAGWLVRLADFPVKAYLAGIGFGVYVSMSKNSRMLIRDDFEGDERRRFAALIRKLQPKIFFDIGANFGLYSWIVKSVCPDCVVVCLEPDASNIRLMRKTIEENAIDKIFVVQKAVAGSEGRMAFFSDELTGGTGSLESPEARESFVQRQFGRMPKAVEVETTTVDSLVSRFGEPDLMKIDVEGAELSVLQGAAGLFERRAPIVFLETAQDNKPVVGERLQSFYRFFKMSDWRETEGPSFNSLLLPRRLEPDYLADIEA